A single window of Ctenopharyngodon idella isolate HZGC_01 chromosome 24, HZGC01, whole genome shotgun sequence DNA harbors:
- the LOC127506918 gene encoding histone H4: MSGRGKGGKGLGKGGAKRHRKVLRDNIQGITKPAIRRLARRGGVKRISGLIYEETRGVLKVFLENVIRDAVTYTEHAKRKTVTAMDVVYALKRQGRTLYGFGG, translated from the coding sequence ATGTCTGGAAGAGGCAAAGGCGGTAAAGGACTCGGGAAAGGAGGCGCCAAGCGTCATCGTAAAGTTTTGCGTGATAATATCCAGGGAATCACCAAACCCGCCATCCGTCGTCTCGCTCGCCGTGGCGGTGTCAAGCGTATCTCCGGTCTGATCTACGAGGAGACCCGCGGAGTGTTGAAGGTGTTTCTGGAGAATGTCATCCGCGATGCCGTTACCTACACCGAGCACGCCAAGAGAAAGACCGTGACCGCCATGGATGTTGTGTACGCGCTGAAGCGACAGGGACGCACCCTGTACGGCTTTGGAGGTTAA